From the Purpureocillium takamizusanense chromosome 6, complete sequence genome, one window contains:
- a CDS encoding uncharacterized protein (COG:S~EggNog:ENOG503NV1P), whose product MLLPLRHVLAASSLVASPCLPRVTLAGFKMQLSRLLGLEALAATQVLAAATANTVNTTTAAATTACNGHGELCGRRYSDVTVIGSHNSAFVGDSPAHNQYVSVTRQLDLGVRFLQAQTQDKGGVIELCHTYCWELDAGPLTAYLREVAAWLAAHPDEVLTLLLTNIDAIPVDKFDAAFDSAGLRQHVFRPASGRLAKDQWPTLAELIGAGTRLVVFMDYHADPSKVDYVMSEFDYFWETPYGVTDKAFPTCAVDRPGGGDPQKLMGIMNHMLNFKIGDIVFPDQLDAPRTNSLDSIRKQVDLCKGQGRPQPNVILVSLRTLFLLLSFLHGWRLGPRDLTCDFSLTDVRAASWTGSILARRKRRSWC is encoded by the coding sequence atgctgctgccgctccgccatgtcctggcggcctcgtccctCGTCGCCTCTCCGTGCCTCCCGCGGGTCACGCTCGCCGGCTTCAAGATGCAGCtctcgcgcctcctcgggctcgaggccctcgccgccacgcaagtcctcgccgccgccaccgctaACACCGTCAACACaaccaccgctgccgccacgacggcgtgCAACGGGCACGGCGAGCTCTGCGGACGGCGCTACTCGGACGTGACGGTCATCGGCTCGCACAACAGCGCCTTCGTCGGCGACTCGCCCGCGCACAATCAGTACGTGTCGGTGACGCGGCAGCTGGACCTGGGCGTGCGCTTCCTCCAGGCGCAGACGCaggacaagggcggcgtcatcgagctGTGCCACACGTACTGCTGGGAGCTCGACGCGGGGCCCCTGACGGCGTACCTGCGCGAGGTGGCCGCctggctcgccgcgcacCCGGACGAGGTGCTGACGCTGCTTCTGACCAACATTGACGCCATCCCCGTCGACAAGTTCGACGCCGCCTTTGACTCGGCGGGGCTGCGGCAGCACGTCTTccggccggcctcggggCGCCTGGCCAAGGACCAGTGGCCGACGCTGGCAGAGCTCATCGGCGCGGGCAcgcggctcgtcgtcttcatggACTACCACGCGGACCCGTCCAAGGTGGACTATGTGATGAGCGAGTTCGACTACTTCTGGGAGACGCCCTACGGCGTCACGGACAAGGCGTTCCCGACGTGCGCCGTCGACCGGCCCGGCGGGGGCGACCCCCAGAAGCTCATGGGCATCATGAACCACATGCTCAACTTCAAGATTGGCGACATTGTGTTCCCGGACCAGCTCGACGCGCCGCGCACCAACTCGCTCGACTCAATCCGGAAGCAGGTCGACCTGTGCAAGGGCCAGGGCAGGCCGCAGCCCAATGTGATTTTGGTGAGTTTGAGGACCCTGTTTTTGCTGCTTTCTTTCTTGCACGGATGGCGTTTGGGGCCTCGAGATCTCACGTGTGACTTTTCGTTGACTGACGTGCGCGCTGCTAGCTGGACTGGGTCAATATTGGCGAGGCGCAAAAGGCGCAGCTGGTGTTGA
- a CDS encoding uncharacterized protein (EggNog:ENOG503NXU7~COG:U~TransMembrane:3 (n4-13c18/19o83-99i206-224o230-247i)): protein MSQFLSIIGWSFLPGVSLTPPPELSTSPRPRRQRKPARTGPTNLDSLKQLATSWIQTIYYGLTIRAGDPKPAPGSPRHASHRRVIHILVIAAYLAYTIYEADYELRAASDFYADLGLAPGAPDRDVKTRFRRLAALHHPDKAGSGGGDDGGGSTTARFIHLKLASDTLLNAARRFAYERFGPDVVDWQKCVTVRDFVSRGVLSGVLPHYAVAAATIYVLGLLGYMDFGKFYRWLILVSLCVFELHAATRPSFPRFLAVVNAVVTRLSLRPPYLPFQFIQLARKLTITTYIALSQIGPLLVEHTQQRQRAAQDDERALQQALQRLEGVTGQLNADAGRLMDMEIAPFKGDPEAVGNLQGKMREWLVQNTIRADPMVRDALGTSFRKRRIDAPSGARGNR from the coding sequence ATGTCGCAGTTCCTGTCCATAATAGGCTGGTCCTTTCTTCCAGGCGTGAGTCtaaccccccctcccgagCTCAGCACGTCGccccgacctcgacgacaaaggAAGCCCGCCCGCACAGGACCAACTAACTTGGACTCCCTCAAACAGCTCGCCACATCCTGGATCCAGACCATCTACTACGGCCTCAccatccgcgccggcgaccccAAGCCTGCCCCCGGCTCACCGCGGCACGCCTCCCACCGCCGCGTCATCcacatcctcgtcatcgccgcctaCCTCGCCTACACCATCTACGAGGCCGACTACGAGcttcgcgccgcctccgacttCTACgccgacctcggcctcgcccccggcgcccCCGACCGCGACGTCAAGACGcgcttccgccgcctcgccgccctgcaccaCCCCGAcaaggcgggcagcggcggcggcgacgatggcggcggcagcaccacgGCCCGCTTCATACATCTCAAGCTCGCTAGCGACACcctcctcaacgccgcccgccgcttcgCCTACGAGCGCTTCGGTCCGGATGTTGTCGATTGGCAAAAGTGCGTCACCGTCCGCGACTTCGTCTCCCGCGGCGTCCTCTCCGGCGTGCTGCCGCActacgccgtcgccgccgctaccatctacgtcctcggccttctGGGCTACATGGACTTCGGCAAGTTCTACCGCTGGCTCATCCTTGTCTCCCTCTGCGTCTTCGAGCTCCACGCCGCCACTCGCCCGTCCTTCCcgcgcttcctcgccgtcgtcaacgccgtcgtcacccgCCTCAGCCTCCGCCCGCCGTACCTCCCCTTCCAGTTcatccagctcgcccgcaagCTCACCATCACTACGTACATTGCGCTCTCCCAGATAggccccctcctcgtcgagcacaCCCAGCAGaggcagcgcgccgcccaggatgACGAGCGtgccctgcagcaggccctccagcggctcgagggcgtcaccGGCCAGCtcaacgccgacgccggAAGGCTGATGGATATGGAGATTGCGCCTTTCAAGGGCGACCCGGAGGCGGTTGGCAATTTGCAAGGCAAGATGCGCGAGTGGCTCGTGCAAAACACCATCCGCGCGGACCCCATGGTGAGGGATGCCCTGGGCACGTCGTTTCGCAAACGGCGTATCGACGCACCCAGTGGCGCTCGAGGGAACCGATAG